The following proteins are co-located in the Terriglobia bacterium genome:
- a CDS encoding ankyrin repeat domain-containing protein, whose amino-acid sequence MVRVAGLLAALFSASVLAGVILGAGDSSITNAAKSDDLAAVRKLIASHADLNATSGDGSTPLLWAAHNSDLEMAGLLLKAGAKPDLPNHYGITPLLEASRTGDAEMAELFLKAGADPKRTHPEGETTLMASARAGSVPAVRLFLEHGVDVNAADSYQHETALMWAAAEDHLDVVDTLLKAGADPNLQAHVNSLTERKNADHPTGGFTALMWAARNGYEDVVGRLVQAGADLNLKNGDGASAAMIAIYNDRFDLAKELWDFGADVNDGSLYTAVEMRDSTTDQFAFDGSRLRPNHPNTLTALDLVKLLLERGADPYKPFAGQFHSTSMPNTDRFDNSPFLRAAVESDVETLKVMIAHGIDIDRIIPVPPAPPKDAPPADAAAAGGRGQRGNPNAGKTPAMVTMTGGRGPAMTGGPGYIRSGTVPYREPGSRKPEEAFALLVKAGANPNAKGPDGTPMLQMAAQVGNLDMIHALANAGVDFKATNKDGLTALDVVEGKKPAAKDAGERGTAPPAAGAARGRGGRGAASSQDVAKLLRQLMGLPPAAAAPAAGEAQ is encoded by the coding sequence ATGGTTCGTGTTGCGGGTTTGCTTGCTGCGCTCTTTTCGGCGTCCGTGCTGGCTGGTGTGATCCTCGGCGCCGGGGACAGTTCGATTACAAATGCTGCGAAATCCGATGATCTTGCGGCTGTTCGGAAGCTGATCGCCTCCCATGCGGATCTGAACGCGACCTCGGGCGACGGCTCGACGCCGCTGCTCTGGGCGGCTCACAACTCCGACCTGGAGATGGCCGGCCTTCTCCTGAAGGCTGGAGCGAAGCCGGATCTCCCGAACCATTACGGCATCACGCCTTTGCTCGAAGCCAGCCGCACCGGCGACGCCGAAATGGCCGAACTGTTTCTGAAGGCCGGAGCCGATCCGAAGCGCACCCATCCGGAAGGCGAGACCACCTTGATGGCTTCCGCCCGGGCCGGCAGCGTTCCCGCCGTCCGCCTGTTTCTCGAGCACGGCGTGGATGTCAATGCGGCCGATTCCTATCAACATGAGACGGCATTGATGTGGGCGGCCGCCGAAGATCACCTCGATGTGGTCGACACGCTGCTCAAAGCCGGCGCCGATCCGAATCTCCAGGCGCACGTGAACTCGCTCACCGAACGTAAGAATGCCGACCATCCCACCGGTGGTTTCACCGCTCTGATGTGGGCCGCGCGCAACGGATATGAAGATGTCGTCGGGCGGCTTGTCCAGGCCGGAGCGGATCTCAACCTGAAGAACGGTGACGGCGCCTCCGCCGCGATGATCGCTATCTATAATGACCGCTTCGATCTCGCGAAGGAGCTCTGGGATTTTGGCGCAGATGTCAACGACGGCTCGCTCTACACAGCCGTTGAGATGCGCGATTCCACCACCGACCAGTTTGCCTTCGACGGCTCCAGGCTGCGGCCGAACCATCCGAACACGTTGACCGCATTGGATCTCGTGAAGCTCCTGCTCGAGCGCGGCGCCGATCCGTACAAACCATTCGCAGGCCAGTTTCATTCGACGTCGATGCCCAACACCGACCGTTTCGACAATTCGCCGTTTTTGCGCGCTGCGGTCGAGTCGGACGTCGAGACCTTGAAGGTCATGATCGCGCACGGCATCGATATCGACAGAATCATCCCGGTTCCTCCCGCGCCACCCAAAGACGCGCCGCCTGCCGACGCGGCGGCCGCAGGCGGTCGCGGGCAGCGCGGCAATCCGAACGCCGGTAAGACACCAGCCATGGTCACGATGACGGGCGGCCGCGGCCCCGCGATGACGGGCGGACCGGGATACATCCGCTCCGGTACGGTACCGTACCGTGAACCCGGAAGCCGCAAGCCGGAAGAGGCTTTTGCATTGCTCGTTAAAGCGGGGGCCAATCCGAACGCGAAGGGGCCCGACGGAACGCCGATGCTGCAGATGGCCGCGCAAGTGGGGAATCTCGATATGATCCACGCGCTTGCCAATGCGGGCGTGGATTTCAAAGCCACGAACAAGGACGGTCTGACCGCCCTCGATGTTGTGGAAGGGAAAAAACCGGCAGCCAAGGACGCGGGAGAACGCGGAACTGCGCCGCCCGCAGCTGGAGCAGCACGCGGCCGTGGCGGACGTGGAGCGGCTTCGTCTCAGGATGTCGCGAAACTTTTGCGGCAATTGATGGGATTGCCGCCTGCTGCGGCTGCGCCTGCTGCTGGAGAGGCGCAATGA
- a CDS encoding MMPL family transporter, whose protein sequence is MQRRTGVRHAAHWLMIGLTIVLFGLVAVFVDLKPHVDGNFFFSTSDPQFQESRKIDQLFPSGEQLIISVGAPDISSPRYLERIARLTEKIKSIRSVSSAHSLTDGPKNFEEAEKSPFWHRLLIADNNKSSNIVVFVQGKDSEPLILSIENVVRSYDAKDFRIHIAGAPYIVELIRRSLEHDFRYFTLTAVILFGLTMGIIFRSTRLVIGMFATCSSAVLVTLLLQSVFGRKIGVLTANLSTIVFVVALSHLVYMTFNWRTLAAGQGKRTANLGGEARRMTFPASFWSMVCAGLGFGSLLFVQAKPLRELGFGGILGTVIAMACAYAMYPAFLNWAEPPAGQADNAAQPPRFWQRRFVPLSIAVVLASMVLGTGIMRLDTDPSLLDYFKPNREPRTGLEYVDRNGGSNPLTLVVASADGSPLNKKETYEKLWDLQSALEEHKGVGTSLSLPVLVGEAKRHPLAFLFSEEHILKKLEEPKHESVADMFVTHDRMRAAFYLRMEERGRTKPRVEVINDLRAVVRRAGFKPVLVGNTYRLEGELSRMVASSLVTGLFGLFGLFTIIAFIVGRSLRVAAAMILSLGLVPLCMLGGVGLLHVPVDIISAPATNVCIGMAIDSMVHLVFAVRRAQRDGKKGWLAWVAGRQEQWRGIVYSDVIIAAGFAIFALSDFPPTQRFGLVVVFGTIIDILANLFVLPLLGGARKTERTAAARAA, encoded by the coding sequence ATGCAGCGCAGAACCGGCGTACGCCATGCCGCGCACTGGTTGATGATCGGGCTGACCATCGTGTTGTTTGGCCTCGTTGCCGTGTTCGTCGATCTGAAACCTCACGTGGACGGGAATTTCTTCTTCTCGACCAGTGACCCGCAGTTTCAGGAATCCAGGAAAATCGACCAGCTCTTTCCATCGGGCGAGCAACTCATCATCAGCGTAGGCGCACCCGACATCTCTTCACCGCGATATCTGGAACGGATCGCTCGGCTCACCGAGAAAATCAAATCCATCCGCTCCGTATCGTCGGCTCACAGTCTTACTGACGGCCCGAAGAATTTTGAGGAAGCGGAGAAAAGCCCGTTCTGGCACCGGCTGCTGATCGCCGATAACAACAAATCCAGCAATATCGTGGTGTTTGTGCAAGGCAAAGACAGCGAGCCGCTGATTCTCTCAATAGAGAACGTCGTGCGCAGCTATGATGCGAAAGACTTTCGGATCCACATTGCGGGCGCGCCTTACATTGTCGAACTGATCCGGCGAAGCCTGGAACACGATTTCCGCTACTTCACGCTGACCGCCGTTATTCTCTTCGGCCTCACGATGGGAATTATCTTCCGCTCGACGCGGCTCGTGATCGGAATGTTCGCCACCTGTTCGAGCGCCGTCCTCGTGACCTTGCTCCTGCAATCCGTCTTCGGGAGGAAAATCGGCGTCCTGACGGCAAATCTCAGCACGATCGTGTTTGTCGTCGCGCTTTCCCATCTCGTCTACATGACATTCAACTGGCGGACGCTGGCGGCCGGGCAGGGAAAGAGAACGGCGAATCTAGGCGGAGAGGCGAGACGAATGACATTTCCGGCCTCGTTCTGGTCGATGGTCTGCGCCGGGCTCGGTTTCGGCAGTTTGTTATTCGTGCAGGCCAAGCCGTTACGTGAGCTCGGATTTGGCGGAATTCTCGGAACTGTAATCGCGATGGCCTGCGCCTATGCGATGTATCCGGCGTTCTTGAACTGGGCGGAACCGCCCGCCGGGCAGGCCGATAATGCCGCTCAACCGCCGCGCTTCTGGCAGCGGCGGTTCGTGCCGTTATCCATTGCGGTTGTACTCGCAAGTATGGTTCTGGGTACAGGTATAATGCGCCTCGATACCGATCCCAGCCTGCTCGACTATTTCAAGCCGAACCGGGAGCCGCGCACCGGCCTGGAATATGTGGACCGCAATGGCGGCTCCAACCCGCTGACGCTGGTTGTTGCATCCGCGGACGGCAGTCCGCTGAATAAAAAGGAAACCTACGAGAAGCTGTGGGATTTGCAAAGCGCTCTTGAAGAACACAAAGGTGTCGGCACGTCGCTATCTCTACCGGTGCTGGTTGGCGAAGCGAAGCGGCATCCGCTTGCATTCCTGTTTTCCGAGGAGCACATCCTGAAAAAGCTGGAAGAGCCGAAACACGAAAGTGTGGCGGACATGTTTGTGACGCACGACAGGATGCGCGCCGCATTTTATTTGAGGATGGAAGAACGCGGCCGGACGAAGCCCAGGGTGGAGGTCATCAACGACCTGCGTGCGGTGGTGCGTCGTGCAGGCTTCAAGCCGGTTCTGGTGGGAAACACCTATCGGCTGGAAGGCGAGCTCTCCCGGATGGTGGCGTCGAGCCTCGTCACCGGCTTGTTTGGGCTGTTCGGTTTGTTCACGATCATTGCGTTCATCGTGGGCCGCAGCCTCCGCGTCGCCGCAGCGATGATCCTGAGCCTCGGCCTTGTGCCGCTTTGTATGCTCGGCGGCGTCGGACTCCTGCATGTGCCGGTGGATATTATTTCCGCTCCCGCGACGAATGTCTGCATCGGGATGGCGATCGACTCGATGGTCCACCTGGTTTTCGCGGTGCGCCGCGCCCAGCGGGATGGGAAGAAGGGCTGGCTGGCATGGGTCGCCGGACGCCAGGAGCAGTGGCGCGGAATCGTCTATTCGGACGTCATCATCGCCGCGGGTTTTGCCATATTCGCCCTTTCCGATTTCCCGCCCACGCAGCGCTTCGGACTGGTCGTGGTGTTCGGCACGATCATCGACATTCTCGCGAATCTATTTGTCCTGCCTCTTTTGGGCGGCGCACGGAAAACGGAAAGAACTGCTGCCGCCCGCGCTGCCTGA
- a CDS encoding DUF1592 domain-containing protein, giving the protein MAQAKDPAAYQEMVNKYCVTCHNEKSKTPAGAPLILDKANLKDPGADAAVWERVVKKLGVGSMPPRNSPTPGTGELNNFRSTLITSLDAAAAKNSNPGRYVLHRLNRTEYANAIRDLLDIKIDAAEYLPSDGGDFGFDNIATALPTSPLLLERYLSAALEISEKAVGDAEADPGTASFTLPTTVTQGQHIEGLPLGTRGGMLVHYDFPADGEYVFYGRLLDTVAEGYVGVEGQETPHQFIVTVDGEQVFTVPIGGKDDHESSSKNIVISREEINRRMISPRLAVTAGSHEIGFTFIERPAQEQNVWQPVLRDSLEAHNPSGIPRLRTGNIQGPYNVTGVSDTPSRKRLFVCKPSATVKEAACANTILSTVARRAFRRPVTPADVKAPMDFYSNARKNGGDFDAGIRAGLARILASPAFVFRSEEDPAALLPGAPHRITDIELASRLSFFLWSSFPDDELLNLAAAGRLHDPRVLEAQVHRMIADERADSLMTGFAGQWLQLRNLDKVTPDLLMFPDFDDNVRQAFRRETELFFTSIVRENHSVLDLLDADYTFVNERLARHYGIPNVYGSRFRRVTLTDPNRRGLLGQGSLLALTSAANRTSPVLRGKFIISNFLNTPPLPPPPNVPALEASAAKDRPTTVRQQLELHRANPVCGACHRNIDPVGFALENFNAVGKWETATKDGLKIDSAGVLADGTPVDGPVALRKAILARPEVFVGTVTEKLMIYALGRGLEPVDMPVVRSIMRSAAKNSYPMQSIILGIIQSSPFQMRVKTDENAN; this is encoded by the coding sequence TTGGCTCAAGCAAAGGATCCCGCCGCGTATCAGGAGATGGTGAACAAGTACTGCGTCACCTGCCACAACGAGAAATCGAAGACGCCGGCCGGCGCGCCGCTCATTCTGGACAAGGCGAACCTCAAAGATCCGGGCGCCGATGCGGCGGTCTGGGAACGGGTCGTCAAGAAACTCGGCGTCGGCTCGATGCCTCCGCGAAATTCTCCGACTCCCGGAACCGGCGAACTGAATAATTTTCGTTCCACGCTGATCACCAGCCTCGATGCGGCCGCCGCCAAGAACAGCAATCCGGGACGGTATGTCCTGCATCGTCTGAACCGGACCGAATACGCGAACGCCATTCGCGATCTTCTCGATATCAAAATAGATGCCGCCGAGTATCTGCCGAGCGACGGTGGCGATTTCGGGTTCGACAATATCGCGACAGCGCTGCCGACCTCGCCTCTTCTGCTGGAGCGCTACCTCAGCGCCGCGCTGGAGATCAGCGAAAAGGCGGTCGGCGATGCCGAAGCCGATCCGGGAACGGCGTCGTTCACGCTCCCGACCACGGTAACGCAGGGCCAGCACATCGAGGGACTGCCGCTCGGTACGCGGGGCGGCATGCTGGTTCATTATGATTTCCCGGCGGATGGCGAATATGTGTTCTACGGCCGGCTGCTGGATACGGTGGCCGAAGGCTATGTCGGAGTCGAAGGCCAGGAGACGCCGCATCAGTTCATCGTCACTGTCGATGGAGAGCAGGTTTTCACCGTGCCGATCGGCGGCAAGGACGACCACGAGTCGAGCTCGAAGAATATCGTGATTTCGCGCGAAGAGATCAATAGGCGGATGATTTCGCCGCGCCTCGCGGTGACCGCCGGTTCCCACGAGATTGGATTTACATTCATCGAGCGTCCGGCGCAGGAGCAGAACGTGTGGCAGCCGGTGCTGCGGGACAGCCTCGAAGCGCACAATCCTTCGGGCATTCCGAGACTGCGCACCGGAAACATTCAGGGGCCGTACAACGTTACCGGCGTCAGCGACACGCCTTCGCGCAAACGGCTGTTCGTCTGCAAGCCGTCGGCAACCGTTAAAGAGGCCGCCTGCGCCAATACCATTCTATCGACCGTGGCGCGCCGTGCATTCCGCCGGCCGGTCACGCCGGCCGATGTGAAGGCGCCGATGGATTTCTACAGCAACGCTCGCAAGAACGGCGGCGACTTCGACGCCGGCATTCGCGCGGGACTTGCCCGGATTCTGGCGAGCCCGGCCTTCGTCTTCCGTTCGGAAGAAGATCCGGCCGCGCTGCTGCCGGGCGCGCCGCATCGCATCACCGATATCGAACTGGCATCGCGGCTTTCCTTTTTCCTGTGGAGCAGCTTCCCGGACGACGAACTCCTGAACCTGGCCGCCGCCGGCCGCCTGCACGACCCGCGTGTTCTTGAAGCGCAGGTCCATCGCATGATTGCGGACGAGCGCGCGGACAGCCTGATGACCGGCTTCGCCGGGCAGTGGCTGCAGCTTCGCAATCTGGACAAGGTGACTCCCGACCTGTTGATGTTTCCGGATTTCGACGACAACGTCCGCCAGGCGTTCCGGCGCGAAACGGAATTATTCTTTACCAGCATCGTGCGCGAAAACCACAGCGTGCTCGATCTGCTGGATGCCGACTACACATTCGTAAACGAGCGGCTCGCGCGCCACTACGGAATCCCGAACGTGTACGGCTCGCGCTTCCGCCGTGTGACCTTGACCGATCCCAACCGCCGCGGCCTGCTCGGACAGGGCAGTCTCCTGGCATTGACCTCGGCCGCGAATCGTACGTCGCCGGTTCTGCGCGGGAAGTTCATCATTTCGAATTTCCTGAATACGCCTCCGCTGCCTCCGCCGCCCAACGTGCCGGCGCTCGAAGCGAGCGCAGCCAAGGACCGCCCGACCACGGTTCGCCAGCAGCTCGAGCTGCACCGCGCGAATCCAGTGTGCGGCGCGTGTCATCGCAATATCGATCCGGTCGGGTTTGCGCTGGAGAACTTCAACGCGGTCGGAAAGTGGGAGACCGCCACAAAAGACGGCCTGAAAATCGATTCTGCCGGCGTGCTTGCCGACGGCACTCCTGTCGATGGACCGGTGGCGCTGCGCAAAGCGATCCTGGCGCGTCCGGAAGTGTTCGTCGGAACGGTAACGGAAAAGCTGATGATCTATGCGCTGGGCCGCGGGCTCGAGCCGGTCGATATGCCGGTGGTGCGGAGCATCATGAGAAGCGCCGCAAAGAATAGCTATCCGATGCAATCCATTATTCTGGGAATCATCCAGAGCTCTCCGTTCCAGATGAGGGTGAAAACGGATGAAAATGCGAATTAA
- a CDS encoding DUF1552 domain-containing protein encodes MIITKKHIDRRTFLRGAFGTAVALPFLDAMTPALSAQSRVRPFRFGAVYVPNGIYPQLWHPDKVGSDFEFKPIMKPLEPYRNYVVTVSKMKAPDGNPENGGVHMGASAAWLNGVGPLTKQAEYTVIRSKKTVDQFIADGIADDTPMRSLQVGTEDMGTSAGACDGYPCVFFNAVSWRDDTSPLPMDINPRVTFERMFGEAGSSRKRLANLKEKLSMLDSIASETAAMRKKLGPADNAILEQYLSNIRDVEQQLDRMEARAAAVPEGAAAPLGIPDTFDEHMTVTYDLMRLAFQGDISRVFTFMVGHEGSSRSYAHIGIPEPHHPVSHHGDKPENIEKYARITTYHAQKLAEFIAKLQATPDGDGNLLDRAVIYFGSGMSNGNAHDRNTPPAALIGGANGRLKGNRHIAVENKEPTANLLLAVADLANVELEQIGHSTGRLSL; translated from the coding sequence ATGATCATCACAAAGAAACATATCGACCGCCGTACCTTCCTTCGCGGCGCCTTCGGGACAGCGGTCGCTCTGCCTTTTCTTGACGCCATGACACCTGCGCTATCCGCTCAGTCCAGAGTGCGGCCGTTCCGCTTTGGCGCGGTTTACGTGCCGAACGGGATCTATCCGCAGTTGTGGCATCCGGACAAGGTCGGCAGCGACTTCGAGTTCAAGCCGATCATGAAGCCGCTCGAGCCCTATCGGAACTATGTGGTCACTGTGAGCAAGATGAAGGCGCCCGACGGCAATCCCGAGAATGGCGGCGTCCACATGGGAGCCAGCGCGGCATGGTTGAACGGAGTCGGTCCGCTGACGAAGCAGGCCGAGTACACCGTGATCCGGTCCAAGAAGACCGTCGATCAATTCATTGCCGATGGAATTGCCGACGATACGCCGATGCGCTCGCTGCAGGTCGGCACGGAAGACATGGGCACGTCGGCCGGCGCCTGCGATGGCTATCCCTGCGTCTTCTTCAACGCCGTCTCCTGGCGCGACGATACGAGCCCGCTGCCGATGGATATCAATCCGCGCGTCACGTTCGAGCGTATGTTCGGCGAAGCCGGTTCTTCGCGCAAGCGGCTGGCGAACCTGAAAGAGAAACTGAGCATGCTGGATTCGATCGCCAGCGAAACCGCCGCCATGCGGAAGAAACTCGGGCCGGCGGACAATGCCATCCTGGAGCAGTACCTGTCCAATATCCGCGACGTCGAACAGCAACTCGATCGCATGGAAGCTCGCGCCGCCGCGGTTCCAGAGGGCGCAGCGGCGCCGCTCGGAATTCCGGACACCTTCGACGAGCACATGACGGTGACCTATGACCTGATGCGCCTCGCGTTTCAAGGCGACATTTCGCGCGTCTTTACCTTTATGGTCGGCCATGAGGGAAGCAGCCGCAGTTACGCTCATATCGGCATTCCCGAGCCGCATCATCCGGTCTCGCATCACGGAGACAAGCCGGAAAACATCGAGAAGTACGCGAGAATCACCACCTATCACGCGCAGAAACTCGCGGAGTTCATCGCTAAGCTGCAAGCGACTCCGGATGGCGACGGCAACCTGCTCGATCGCGCCGTCATTTACTTCGGCAGCGGTATGAGCAACGGCAACGCGCATGATCGCAACACGCCTCCGGCTGCCCTGATCGGCGGAGCGAACGGCCGGCTGAAAGGGAATCGGCATATTGCCGTCGAAAACAAAGAGCCTACCGCAAATCTGCTGCTTGCCGTGGCGGACCTGGCGAACGTTGAACTGGAACAGATCGGACACAGCACCGGCCGCCTGAGTTTGTAA
- a CDS encoding Uma2 family endonuclease: MAHVRYDNAADWLHQLGDIPLERIIMDPAPGTATEADLQAFVERDKRLCELIDGTLVEKPAGYLESLIAGWLLTELNVFIGSRNLGYVSGADGMIRMISGRVRVPDVAFVSVHDLPGGVLPRDPIPTLPPTLAVEVLSETNTTAEIRQKLKEYFESGTKLAWIVDPVARTIAVFEHFSEHPARVLRETDTLDGGSVLSGFHLEVSRLFDRLPQ; this comes from the coding sequence ATGGCCCACGTCAGGTATGACAATGCGGCGGACTGGTTGCACCAGCTCGGCGACATTCCTCTCGAACGAATCATTATGGATCCCGCGCCTGGAACGGCGACCGAAGCGGATCTTCAAGCTTTCGTAGAGCGAGACAAGCGGCTGTGCGAATTGATCGACGGGACGCTGGTGGAGAAGCCTGCGGGGTATTTGGAATCGCTGATCGCGGGTTGGCTGCTTACTGAACTGAATGTATTCATCGGATCGCGCAATTTGGGATATGTGAGCGGCGCAGACGGGATGATTCGAATGATATCCGGACGCGTGCGCGTGCCGGACGTGGCTTTTGTCAGTGTCCATGACTTACCCGGCGGCGTGTTGCCTCGCGACCCTATTCCCACCCTGCCTCCAACTTTGGCGGTTGAAGTCCTCAGTGAAACGAATACAACCGCGGAGATACGGCAAAAACTGAAGGAGTATTTCGAATCCGGCACGAAGCTGGCCTGGATCGTCGATCCGGTAGCCCGGACAATCGCCGTTTTCGAACACTTTTCAGAACACCCGGCTCGCGTGCTCCGCGAAACCGACACACTGGACGGAGGATCGGTTTTATCTGGATTTCACCTCGAGGTTTCCCGACTGTTTGACCGGCTTCCGCAATAG